A single Endozoicomonas sp. NE40 DNA region contains:
- a CDS encoding SLC13 family permease → MTTATSAFTRGAPGLSYWVSLFTGPIILLLTIITPPPQGMTQDAWYMVGVATLMAIWWVSEVVPIPVTALTPIVVVPLLGVASIREVTAPFANPTIYLFFGGFMLGVAMERWNLHKRIALSIMLATGVKPSRQVAGFMVATAFLSMWVSNTATSAMMLPIGLSVAAMMSGSEEGRARFAKMLLLAIAYSASIGGLATLIGTPPNALLAAFLSETYNIDIGFAQWMMVGLPISFLMLVATWLWLTKFSFRMDDIESPDARKVLKGQLDDLGPMTRGEKSIGIIFALTALAWIFRPLLKDYIPGLSDAGIAVAAAISLFIVPVNRDERIYVLTWDKAREIPWGVLLLFGGGLTLAALIKSTGLADWIADAMSIVGGLPILLVVAFVVTVIIFLTELTSNTATAAGFLPLMGALGVSLGIDPVLLAVPAALAASCAFMMPVATPPNAIVFGSGKLEIIDMIKAGFALNIIGVILVTLTGYYLASTVLIP, encoded by the coding sequence ATGACAACAGCCACTTCCGCCTTCACTCGCGGTGCGCCCGGATTATCTTACTGGGTATCACTGTTCACCGGCCCGATCATTCTTCTTCTGACCATCATCACACCACCACCCCAGGGAATGACCCAGGATGCATGGTATATGGTAGGGGTCGCCACCTTAATGGCTATCTGGTGGGTATCGGAAGTGGTACCTATACCCGTGACAGCCCTGACACCCATCGTTGTGGTTCCACTGCTGGGCGTTGCCAGCATTCGGGAAGTAACCGCCCCCTTTGCCAACCCGACCATCTATCTGTTCTTCGGTGGTTTTATGCTGGGTGTGGCCATGGAGCGCTGGAATCTGCACAAACGCATTGCACTGAGTATCATGCTCGCCACAGGGGTCAAACCAAGCCGGCAGGTGGCAGGCTTTATGGTGGCAACCGCCTTCCTGAGTATGTGGGTCTCCAATACGGCCACCAGCGCCATGATGCTGCCGATTGGCCTGTCAGTGGCTGCAATGATGAGCGGTTCTGAGGAAGGCAGAGCGCGTTTCGCTAAAATGCTGCTGCTGGCTATTGCCTACAGTGCCAGTATTGGCGGTCTTGCGACCCTGATCGGTACTCCGCCGAATGCCTTGCTGGCGGCTTTTCTGAGTGAAACTTACAACATTGATATTGGTTTTGCCCAGTGGATGATGGTGGGGCTTCCTATCTCATTCCTGATGCTTGTAGCCACCTGGCTCTGGCTGACCAAATTCAGTTTCAGGATGGACGACATTGAAAGTCCGGATGCGCGCAAAGTGCTTAAAGGACAGCTGGATGATCTGGGACCCATGACCCGCGGCGAAAAAAGCATCGGCATTATCTTTGCCCTGACTGCCCTGGCATGGATCTTCCGTCCACTGCTGAAAGATTATATTCCGGGGCTGTCAGATGCCGGGATTGCTGTTGCAGCGGCTATCAGTCTGTTTATCGTTCCGGTCAACCGGGATGAGCGCATTTACGTACTGACCTGGGACAAGGCACGTGAAATTCCCTGGGGTGTGCTGTTGCTGTTCGGTGGCGGCTTAACTCTGGCAGCACTGATCAAGTCTACCGGCCTGGCCGACTGGATTGCCGATGCCATGAGTATTGTGGGTGGTCTGCCTATTCTGCTGGTTGTGGCTTTTGTCGTTACCGTGATTATTTTCCTGACCGAGTTGACCAGCAACACCGCAACAGCCGCAGGCTTCCTGCCACTAATGGGAGCTTTAGGTGTTTCTCTGGGTATAGATCCTGTTCTATTGGCAGTGCCTGCTGCTCTGGCTGCCAGTTGTGCCTTTATGATGCCGGTAGCAACACCGCCTAACGCCATTGTTTTCGGATCGGGTAAGCTGGAGATTATTGATATGATCAAGGCCGGGTTTGCCCTGAATATTATCGGCGTTATTCTGGTGACACTGACGGGGTACTACCTTGCATCCACTGTACTGATTCCGTGA